The proteins below come from a single Saccharopolyspora sp. SCSIO 74807 genomic window:
- the ribD gene encoding bifunctional diaminohydroxyphosphoribosylaminopyrimidine deaminase/5-amino-6-(5-phosphoribosylamino)uracil reductase RibD encodes MEAAVAASERVRGTTSPNPPVGCVILDPSGQPAGLGATRPPGGPHAEVVALREAGARARGGTAVVTLEPCAHTGRTAPCTSALLEAGVARVVHAVPDPNPQAGGGAALLRDAGVDVSAGLLRDEVERGPLRAWLHFTRTARPHVTWKYAASLDGRSAAADGSSKWISSAVSRGEVHELRGKVDAIVAGTGTVLADDPQLTARDESGGLRERQPLRVVVGDRPVPEDARVLDDAAETIRLPGGDPAAALAALADRGVVDVLLEGGPALAGAFVAAERVDRVLAYIAPALLGAGPAALGEAGVASVSQAWWWDVEETTMSGPDVRVSAVPTRR; translated from the coding sequence ATGGAGGCCGCCGTCGCCGCCAGCGAGCGGGTCCGTGGCACGACCAGCCCGAATCCGCCGGTCGGCTGCGTGATCCTCGATCCGTCGGGACAGCCCGCGGGGCTCGGCGCCACCCGGCCGCCCGGCGGCCCGCACGCCGAGGTCGTCGCGCTGCGCGAAGCCGGTGCGCGCGCCCGCGGCGGAACCGCGGTGGTCACCTTGGAGCCCTGCGCGCACACCGGGCGCACCGCACCGTGCACATCGGCGCTGCTGGAAGCCGGGGTGGCGCGCGTCGTGCACGCGGTCCCGGACCCGAACCCGCAGGCCGGCGGCGGAGCGGCGCTGCTGCGCGACGCGGGCGTCGACGTCTCCGCCGGGTTGCTGCGCGACGAGGTGGAACGCGGCCCGCTGCGCGCTTGGCTGCACTTCACCCGCACCGCGCGCCCGCACGTGACCTGGAAGTACGCCGCGAGCCTGGACGGGCGCTCGGCCGCGGCCGACGGCAGCAGCAAGTGGATCAGCTCCGCGGTCTCCCGCGGCGAGGTGCACGAGCTGCGCGGCAAGGTCGACGCGATCGTGGCGGGCACCGGCACCGTGCTCGCCGACGACCCGCAGCTGACCGCCCGCGACGAGTCCGGCGGCCTGCGGGAGCGGCAGCCGCTGCGGGTGGTCGTCGGCGACCGCCCGGTTCCCGAGGACGCGCGGGTGCTCGACGACGCCGCCGAAACGATCCGGCTGCCCGGCGGTGATCCCGCGGCCGCGCTGGCCGCGCTCGCGGACCGCGGAGTCGTGGACGTGCTGCTGGAAGGCGGTCCGGCGCTGGCGGGCGCGTTCGTGGCCGCCGAGCGGGTGGACCGGGTACTGGCCTACATCGCACCCGCGCTGCTGGGCGCCGGACCGGCCGCGCTGGGCGAGGCGGGAGTGGCGAGCGTCTCGCAAGCATGGTGGTGGGACGTCGAAGAGACGACGATGAGCGGTCCGGACGTGCGCGTCAGCGCCGTCCCGACGCGGCGTTGA
- the def gene encoding peptide deformylase — MTVQPVRLFGDPVLRTRAEEVVDFDKELRTLVRDLWDTMHEQGGAGLAAPQLGVGLRVFTYRCDGFEGHLVNPSFDVLGDEIQDGPEGCLSIPGMRWDCRRYRNIVARGWNLHGDPVEIEGTDLLARCVQHETDHLDGVLFVDRLDEATRKAALREIRQADWFDGQAPAIKQNPHPLFGAS, encoded by the coding sequence TTGACCGTCCAGCCCGTCCGACTCTTCGGGGATCCCGTGCTGCGGACCCGCGCCGAGGAGGTCGTGGATTTCGACAAGGAGCTGCGCACCCTCGTGCGGGACCTCTGGGACACGATGCACGAGCAAGGCGGGGCGGGGCTGGCCGCGCCGCAGCTGGGCGTGGGCCTGCGGGTGTTCACCTACCGCTGCGACGGGTTCGAGGGCCACCTGGTCAATCCGAGCTTCGACGTGCTCGGCGACGAGATCCAGGACGGCCCGGAGGGCTGCCTGTCCATCCCGGGCATGCGGTGGGACTGCCGCCGCTACCGCAACATCGTCGCCCGCGGCTGGAACCTGCACGGCGATCCGGTGGAGATCGAGGGCACCGACCTGCTGGCGCGCTGCGTCCAGCACGAGACCGACCACCTCGACGGGGTGCTGTTCGTGGACCGGCTCGACGAGGCCACCCGCAAGGCCGCGCTGCGCGAGATCCGCCAGGCCGACTGGTTCGACGGGCAGGCTCCGGCGATCAAGCAGAACCCACACCCGCTGTTCGGGGCGTCCTGA
- a CDS encoding alpha/beta hydrolase, protein MSKIEQTVEIPHLGGSTVGYTFGGPYDPALPTLVLINSYTTSAELYRPQFADPALGSAANLLALEPYGHGRTRASYQHFTYWDSAVANLQALDALGIREAFVLGTSQGGWIAVRMALLAPDVVRGLIPLGTSMDRESPRSRDLGCWDGVGFNTPLIDELAEPVGADWVVPDEVVDGVFNTAMGGLTGEERRFWRAAYRANYAGDAGRHRLRISTVNLRDRDGLHGRLDEVRCPVLWLHGTADQVYSVPNAQEEIRMFTRSPEARLETVQGGQHFLSASNPTEVDAAAIEFVRRWA, encoded by the coding sequence ATGAGCAAGATCGAGCAGACCGTCGAGATCCCGCACCTCGGCGGGTCGACCGTCGGGTACACCTTCGGCGGGCCCTACGACCCAGCGCTGCCGACGCTGGTCCTGATCAACTCGTACACCACTTCGGCCGAGCTGTACCGGCCGCAGTTCGCCGACCCGGCACTCGGCTCCGCGGCCAACCTGCTCGCGCTGGAGCCCTACGGGCACGGCCGCACGAGGGCCTCGTACCAGCACTTCACCTACTGGGACAGCGCGGTCGCGAACCTGCAGGCCCTCGACGCCCTCGGCATCCGCGAGGCCTTCGTGCTGGGAACCTCGCAGGGCGGCTGGATCGCCGTCCGGATGGCGCTGCTCGCCCCGGACGTGGTGCGGGGGCTGATTCCGCTCGGCACGTCGATGGACCGGGAGAGCCCGCGCAGCCGCGACCTGGGGTGCTGGGACGGGGTCGGGTTCAACACTCCGCTCATCGACGAGCTCGCCGAGCCGGTCGGCGCCGACTGGGTCGTGCCGGACGAGGTCGTGGACGGCGTGTTCAACACGGCCATGGGCGGTCTCACCGGCGAGGAACGCCGGTTCTGGCGCGCCGCCTACCGCGCGAACTACGCCGGTGACGCCGGGCGCCACCGCCTGCGGATCAGCACTGTGAACCTGCGGGACCGCGACGGGCTGCACGGCAGGCTCGACGAGGTCCGCTGCCCGGTCCTGTGGCTGCACGGCACCGCGGACCAGGTGTACTCGGTGCCGAACGCCCAGGAGGAGATCCGGATGTTCACCCGCTCGCCGGAGGCGCGGCTGGAAACCGTCCAAGGTGGACAGCACTTCCTGAGCGCCTCGAACCCGACGGAGGTCGACGCCGCGGCGATCGAGTTCGTGCGCCGCTGGGCCTGA
- a CDS encoding sigma-70 family RNA polymerase sigma factor, producing MTNSEAEDTRVTELALAAGSGDRRALAEFVRATQRDVWRFVAHLADVGAADDLAQETYLRALRSLRTFRGTSSARTWLLSIARRAVVDQIRFERARPRTVAADWVQAAEGSGGPNSGGHGSGGRGRGFEELVETNVLLDQLDPDRREALVLTQVLGLSYAEAAEISGCELGTVRSRVARAREDLISRTRGQDTGTG from the coding sequence GTGACGAACTCGGAAGCCGAAGACACCCGCGTCACCGAACTGGCACTGGCCGCCGGTTCGGGCGACCGGCGGGCGCTGGCCGAGTTCGTGCGAGCCACCCAGCGCGACGTGTGGCGGTTCGTGGCGCACCTGGCCGACGTCGGTGCTGCCGACGATCTGGCGCAGGAGACCTACTTGCGGGCGTTGCGCTCGTTGCGCACGTTCCGCGGGACTTCTTCGGCGCGGACCTGGCTGCTGTCGATCGCGCGCCGCGCCGTGGTCGACCAGATCCGGTTCGAGCGGGCGCGGCCGCGCACCGTCGCCGCCGATTGGGTGCAGGCCGCGGAGGGCTCCGGCGGCCCGAACTCCGGTGGCCACGGCTCCGGTGGCCGGGGCAGGGGCTTCGAGGAACTCGTCGAGACGAACGTGCTGCTCGACCAGCTCGACCCGGACCGGCGGGAGGCGCTGGTGCTCACCCAAGTGCTCGGGCTCTCCTACGCGGAGGCCGCCGAGATCAGCGGCTGCGAGCTCGGCACGGTGCGCTCGCGCGTGGCCCGCGCCCGCGAAGACCTGATCTCCCGCACCCGGGGCCAGGACACCGGCACCGGCTGA
- a CDS encoding OsmC family protein, with translation MASTPVEVHRTGEHTFTASNDRGATVHIGREGAPGAFTPGELLLAAIAGCSAVTSENLLVRRLGDDADVAVHADRDKTPEDPNKFANVRVNFDLDLGPVDEADRDKLMDAVRRAIERYCTVSRSVEEGTPIELALPR, from the coding sequence ATGGCATCCACTCCCGTCGAAGTGCACCGCACCGGCGAGCACACCTTCACCGCGAGCAACGACCGCGGCGCCACCGTGCACATCGGACGAGAGGGTGCGCCGGGCGCGTTCACCCCCGGTGAGCTGCTGCTCGCCGCCATCGCGGGCTGCTCCGCGGTGACCAGCGAGAACCTGCTGGTGCGCAGGCTCGGCGACGACGCCGACGTGGCGGTGCACGCCGACCGGGACAAGACCCCGGAGGACCCGAACAAGTTCGCCAACGTGCGGGTGAACTTCGACCTCGACCTCGGCCCGGTCGACGAGGCCGACCGGGACAAGCTGATGGACGCGGTGCGCCGCGCCATCGAGCGGTACTGCACGGTGAGCCGCTCGGTCGAGGAAGGCACCCCGATCGAGCTCGCATTGCCGCGCTGA
- a CDS encoding LuxR C-terminal-related transcriptional regulator translates to MSPFPPEHAAGRTAPAAASVLERAEQHVGLLRDLVRCDAVVLTAADPFALSPQHTSLAAAGYSDAALDRLLDDFVPDARNPGFRLLRNGVRAALRWSDLARNWQIRFVTTALAEECLLPAGFHEGLTACLWLPDGSHAGAVHMNWAASRAATDDRRRTVERFLPLLAEASNVLQPHRVLADELHGDAHVALIGAGVEQRIPGRDVGPVLRSQGRLWPLLLSSVPHRNGSYIWIDEAETFHRIDLTRCAGSTMLVAEREMPAPYDLTARELQVVTLLAGGASNPGIADALVVSRRTVSTHVEHILAKLGVASRADVAALATREGLRLVPVGRGSELQPGGLGRMR, encoded by the coding sequence ATGAGCCCGTTTCCGCCCGAGCACGCCGCGGGCCGCACCGCACCCGCCGCCGCGAGCGTCCTCGAACGAGCCGAGCAACACGTCGGGCTGCTTCGCGACCTGGTCCGATGTGACGCGGTGGTGCTGACCGCTGCCGACCCGTTCGCGCTGAGTCCGCAGCACACCTCGCTCGCCGCCGCGGGCTACTCGGACGCCGCGCTCGACCGGCTGCTGGACGACTTCGTCCCGGACGCGCGGAATCCGGGCTTCCGCCTGCTCCGCAACGGGGTCCGCGCGGCGCTGCGCTGGTCGGATCTCGCCCGCAATTGGCAGATCAGGTTCGTCACGACCGCCCTTGCTGAAGAATGCCTGCTTCCCGCCGGATTCCACGAAGGTCTCACCGCCTGCTTGTGGCTACCGGACGGTTCCCATGCCGGCGCCGTGCACATGAACTGGGCCGCGTCCCGCGCGGCCACGGACGACCGGCGGCGAACCGTCGAGCGATTCCTGCCACTGCTCGCCGAGGCCAGCAACGTCTTGCAGCCACACCGCGTTCTCGCGGACGAGCTGCACGGCGACGCGCACGTCGCGTTGATCGGCGCAGGTGTCGAGCAACGCATCCCCGGCCGCGACGTCGGCCCGGTTCTGCGTTCGCAGGGCCGGCTGTGGCCGTTGCTGCTGAGTTCGGTCCCGCACCGGAACGGCAGCTACATCTGGATCGACGAGGCCGAGACGTTCCACCGGATCGATCTGACCCGGTGCGCGGGATCGACGATGCTCGTGGCCGAGCGCGAAATGCCCGCGCCCTACGACCTCACCGCACGAGAGTTGCAGGTCGTCACGCTGCTGGCCGGTGGCGCCAGCAACCCAGGGATCGCCGATGCGCTCGTCGTGAGCCGCCGCACCGTCTCGACCCACGTCGAGCACATCCTGGCCAAGCTCGGGGTGGCCTCCCGCGCGGACGTCGCCGCGCTGGCCACTCGCGAAGGCCTGCGGCTGGTTCCGGTCGGGCGCGGCTCAGAGCTGCAGCCGGGTGGTCTCGGCAGGATGCGCTGA
- a CDS encoding nucleoside deaminase, giving the protein MLTPSEHHQEWLAVAVEEARAGEAEGGVPIGAALFGADGEVLGRGRNRRVQDGDPSVHAETSAFRAAGRQRGYAGTTMVTTLSPCWFCSGLVRQFGIGTVVIGEARNFHGGHDWLAEHGVRIVLLDDPECVRMMAGFIADRPRLWHEDIGEDQPG; this is encoded by the coding sequence GTGCTGACCCCTTCCGAACATCACCAGGAATGGCTGGCCGTCGCCGTCGAGGAAGCTCGTGCGGGGGAGGCGGAAGGCGGCGTCCCGATCGGTGCCGCGCTGTTCGGCGCTGACGGCGAAGTCCTCGGGCGCGGGCGCAATCGCCGGGTGCAGGACGGTGATCCCTCGGTGCACGCCGAGACCTCCGCGTTCCGGGCCGCGGGAAGGCAGCGCGGTTACGCGGGCACGACGATGGTCACCACGCTGTCGCCGTGCTGGTTCTGCAGCGGGCTGGTTCGCCAGTTCGGCATCGGCACGGTCGTCATCGGCGAGGCGCGCAACTTCCACGGCGGACACGACTGGCTCGCCGAGCACGGCGTGCGGATCGTGCTGCTCGACGATCCCGAGTGCGTGCGGATGATGGCCGGTTTCATCGCCGACCGGCCCCGCCTCTGGCACGAGGACATCGGCGAGGACCAGCCGGGTTAG
- a CDS encoding amino acid permease, protein MIALGGSIGTGLFLGSGLAINTAGPAVIIAYAVAAFAALALAYALAEMVVVHPEAGGFGPIAQRYLGGLAGFVQRWIYWAAQVANIGSEVVAAGLYVRFWYPQLPLWLPVVVFSVVMLAINAAAVRYFGEFEYWFALIKVVTIVVFILLGLTYIVFGLPGRPATGVSALTGHGGFLPNGLGAVWLALTAVTFSYLGTEAIGVTASESRDPGRDVPRAARNMVLRLGLFYVLGMLVVVSVLPWNQVSAEEDVTQSPFVALFAIAGIPAAAGVMNFVVLTAALSAMNTNLYVTARMTYSLARDGYAPKWFTGLSGHGAPQRALLLSAAGLALAVVISVFSEDTAFPLMMGLALFGALITWLIIFASQLAFRRRRAAEGLAPSPVRLPGAPVTTVLAMLFIAAVLLTTPFTEQFNTAWKAGVPFLLLLCAAYYFVRRRGANRAAAPVDSGAE, encoded by the coding sequence ATGATCGCGCTCGGCGGCTCGATCGGGACCGGCCTTTTCCTCGGTTCCGGGCTGGCGATCAACACCGCGGGCCCTGCGGTGATCATCGCCTACGCGGTGGCCGCGTTCGCCGCGCTCGCGCTGGCCTACGCGCTGGCCGAGATGGTCGTGGTGCACCCGGAGGCGGGCGGTTTCGGGCCGATCGCGCAGCGCTACCTCGGCGGCCTCGCCGGGTTCGTGCAGCGCTGGATCTACTGGGCCGCGCAGGTCGCGAACATCGGCAGCGAGGTCGTCGCCGCCGGGCTCTACGTGCGGTTCTGGTACCCGCAGCTGCCGCTGTGGCTGCCGGTGGTGGTCTTCTCGGTGGTGATGCTGGCGATCAACGCGGCAGCGGTGCGCTACTTCGGCGAGTTCGAGTACTGGTTCGCGCTGATCAAGGTCGTCACGATCGTGGTGTTCATCCTGCTCGGGCTGACCTACATCGTCTTCGGCCTGCCCGGGCGGCCCGCGACCGGCGTGAGCGCGTTGACCGGCCACGGCGGTTTCCTGCCGAACGGGCTCGGTGCGGTGTGGCTGGCGTTGACCGCCGTGACGTTCTCCTACCTCGGCACCGAAGCGATCGGCGTCACCGCGTCCGAATCCCGCGACCCGGGCCGGGACGTGCCGCGCGCGGCGCGCAACATGGTGCTGCGGCTCGGGTTGTTCTACGTGCTCGGGATGCTCGTCGTGGTCTCGGTGCTGCCGTGGAACCAGGTCTCGGCCGAGGAGGACGTGACGCAGAGCCCGTTCGTCGCGCTGTTCGCGATCGCGGGCATCCCGGCCGCCGCGGGCGTGATGAACTTCGTGGTGCTCACCGCCGCGCTCTCGGCGATGAACACGAATCTGTACGTGACCGCGCGGATGACCTACTCGCTGGCGCGCGACGGCTATGCGCCGAAGTGGTTCACCGGCCTGAGTGGCCACGGTGCTCCGCAGCGAGCCTTGCTGCTGTCGGCGGCCGGCCTGGCGCTGGCGGTGGTGATCTCGGTGTTCTCCGAGGACACGGCGTTCCCGCTGATGATGGGCCTGGCACTGTTCGGCGCGCTGATCACCTGGCTGATCATCTTCGCCAGCCAGCTCGCGTTCCGGCGCCGCCGCGCCGCCGAAGGGCTCGCGCCGTCGCCGGTCCGGCTGCCCGGTGCGCCGGTGACCACGGTGCTGGCGATGCTGTTCATCGCGGCCGTGCTGCTGACCACGCCGTTCACCGAGCAGTTCAATACCGCTTGGAAAGCGGGCGTGCCCTTCCTGCTGCTGCTGTGCGCGGCGTACTACTTCGTCCGGCGCCGGGGCGCGAACCGCGCGGCGGCTCCGGTCGACTCGGGTGCGGAATGA
- a CDS encoding RsmB/NOP family class I SAM-dependent RNA methyltransferase yields MNDHRPRRPSRPRGSRPPQRRNGPARPPAQDPARMAALETLRAVRERDAYANLTLPALLRQRKIQGRDAGLATELAYGACRARGLLDAVIGECSGRPVSEVDPTTLDALRLGVYQLLRTRIPDHAAVASTVDMVRGEAGSKLAGFANAVLRRAGERDEQQWIDELAPDRAKDPVGHLALRYAHPRWVAQAFADVLGDTGDELAAALAADDARPAVHLTARPGEISADELAAITGGDPAPYSPYGVHLEAGSGDPGDLEPVREGFAAVQDEGSQLAALALSKPELTGPDSRWLDLCAGPGGKAALLGALVTLDGGELDAVEQSEHRADLVRRVTRDLSVRVHVADGREPGLEPGYDRVLVDAPCTGLGALRRRPEARWRRQPSDLPELAKLQRSLLLSAVQLARPGGIVAYVVCSPHLSETEGVVSDVVRRTGAEQLDAREAFPGVPQLGDGPGVQLWPHRHGTDAMFCALLRAA; encoded by the coding sequence GTGAACGACCACCGCCCCCGCCGCCCGTCCCGGCCGCGGGGCAGCCGTCCGCCGCAGCGGCGCAACGGCCCGGCCCGGCCGCCCGCGCAGGACCCGGCCCGGATGGCCGCGCTGGAGACGTTGCGCGCGGTGCGCGAGCGGGACGCCTACGCGAACCTGACGCTGCCCGCGCTGCTGCGGCAGCGCAAGATCCAAGGCCGGGACGCGGGGCTGGCCACCGAGCTCGCCTACGGCGCCTGCCGGGCGCGCGGCCTGCTGGACGCGGTCATCGGGGAGTGCAGCGGCCGTCCGGTGTCCGAAGTGGATCCGACCACTTTGGACGCGTTGCGGCTCGGGGTGTACCAGTTGCTGCGCACCAGGATTCCGGATCACGCGGCAGTTGCCTCCACAGTGGACATGGTGCGCGGGGAAGCCGGATCGAAGCTCGCCGGGTTCGCCAACGCGGTGCTGCGCCGCGCAGGCGAACGCGACGAGCAGCAGTGGATCGACGAGCTCGCGCCGGACCGCGCGAAGGACCCGGTCGGGCACCTGGCGTTGCGGTACGCGCACCCGCGGTGGGTGGCGCAGGCGTTCGCCGACGTGCTCGGCGACACCGGCGACGAGCTCGCCGCCGCGCTCGCCGCGGACGACGCGCGGCCCGCGGTGCACCTGACCGCGCGGCCCGGGGAGATCAGCGCCGACGAGCTCGCCGCCATCACCGGCGGCGACCCGGCGCCGTACTCGCCGTACGGGGTGCACCTGGAAGCGGGCTCCGGCGATCCCGGCGACCTGGAGCCGGTCCGGGAGGGCTTCGCCGCAGTGCAGGACGAGGGCAGCCAGCTCGCCGCGCTGGCGCTGAGCAAGCCCGAGCTCACGGGGCCGGACTCGCGGTGGCTGGACCTGTGCGCAGGCCCCGGCGGGAAAGCGGCGCTGTTGGGGGCGCTGGTCACGCTGGACGGCGGTGAGCTGGACGCCGTCGAGCAGTCCGAGCACCGGGCGGATCTGGTGCGGCGCGTCACCCGGGACCTGTCGGTGCGGGTGCACGTGGCCGACGGCCGCGAGCCGGGGCTGGAACCCGGCTACGACCGGGTGCTCGTCGATGCGCCGTGCACCGGGCTCGGCGCGCTGCGCCGCCGTCCCGAGGCGCGCTGGCGGCGGCAGCCCTCTGACCTGCCGGAACTGGCGAAGCTGCAGCGCAGCCTGCTGCTCTCGGCGGTGCAGCTGGCCCGGCCCGGCGGGATCGTGGCCTACGTCGTGTGCTCCCCGCACCTGTCGGAGACCGAAGGCGTCGTCTCGGACGTCGTGCGCCGCACCGGCGCCGAACAGCTCGACGCCCGCGAAGCGTTCCCCGGCGTCCCGCAGCTCGGCGACGGCCCCGGCGTGCAGCTGTGGCCGCACCGGCACGGCACCGACGCGATGTTCTGCGCACTGCTGCGGGCCGCTTGA
- the rpe gene encoding ribulose-phosphate 3-epimerase — MIAPSILSADFAHLAAELDAVKGADWVHVDVMDAHFVPNLTLGLPVVQSLLKATDIPMDCHLMIEDPDRWAIGYAEAGAHNVTVHVEAAEDPIGLAKNLRAAGAKAGLSIKPNTPLEQYLDVLKHYDTLLVMSVEPGFGGQKFISEVLDKTRQARDLVDTGHLNLLVEIDGGINAETIEQAAEAGVDCFVAGSAVYGAEDPSRALEALRTQVGPAFAHARR; from the coding sequence ATGATCGCGCCTTCCATCCTGTCCGCGGACTTCGCTCACCTGGCCGCCGAGCTCGACGCCGTCAAGGGCGCCGACTGGGTGCACGTCGACGTGATGGACGCGCACTTCGTGCCGAACCTGACCCTCGGGCTGCCGGTGGTGCAGTCGCTGCTGAAGGCCACCGACATCCCGATGGACTGCCACCTCATGATCGAGGATCCGGATCGTTGGGCGATCGGCTACGCCGAGGCGGGCGCGCACAACGTCACCGTGCACGTGGAAGCGGCCGAGGATCCGATCGGGCTGGCGAAGAACCTGCGCGCCGCGGGTGCCAAGGCGGGTCTGTCGATCAAGCCGAACACGCCGCTGGAGCAGTACCTGGACGTGCTCAAGCACTACGACACGCTGCTGGTGATGTCGGTGGAGCCCGGCTTCGGCGGGCAGAAGTTCATCTCCGAGGTGCTGGACAAGACCCGGCAGGCCCGCGACCTGGTCGACACCGGGCACCTGAACCTGCTGGTGGAGATCGACGGCGGGATCAACGCCGAGACCATCGAGCAGGCCGCGGAGGCCGGGGTGGACTGCTTCGTGGCCGGATCCGCCGTCTACGGCGCCGAGGACCCGAGCCGCGCGCTCGAAGCGCTGCGCACCCAGGTGGGCCCGGCCTTCGCGCACGCGCGCCGGTGA
- a CDS encoding zf-HC2 domain-containing protein translates to MDCERCRISISARLDGEAEAAPAADVDAHLDQCARCRAYQADAGLLTRNLRVRLVTDTPDLVGPVLARAERPDRRRTALRSALALVAVAQILLGTFQLLGLSGAHGHAHGGMAAHLFNESTAWNLAIGVGMLWAAWRDRTAGGVLPVLGAFVAVLAGFSVHDLIAGTATLARVGSHALLLAGLGLLVAVHRRHRGDGDPAPARTGGDGWSRIGPGEPPEVAEDGPHLRPTAHHRAA, encoded by the coding sequence GTGGACTGTGAACGTTGCCGGATTTCGATCTCGGCGCGGCTGGACGGGGAAGCCGAGGCGGCGCCCGCTGCCGACGTCGACGCCCATCTGGACCAGTGCGCGCGGTGCCGCGCGTACCAGGCCGATGCGGGCCTGCTCACCCGGAACCTGCGGGTGCGGCTGGTCACCGATACGCCGGACCTGGTGGGGCCGGTGCTGGCGCGCGCCGAACGCCCGGACCGGCGCCGGACGGCGCTGCGGTCCGCGCTCGCGCTCGTCGCGGTGGCGCAGATCCTGCTCGGCACCTTCCAACTGCTGGGACTGAGCGGGGCGCACGGTCACGCGCACGGCGGGATGGCCGCGCACCTGTTCAACGAGAGCACCGCGTGGAACCTGGCGATCGGCGTCGGAATGCTGTGGGCGGCGTGGCGCGACCGCACGGCCGGTGGCGTGCTGCCGGTGTTGGGCGCGTTCGTGGCGGTGCTCGCCGGGTTCTCGGTGCACGACCTGATCGCCGGCACGGCGACGCTCGCGCGGGTCGGCTCGCACGCGCTGCTGCTGGCCGGACTCGGGCTGCTGGTCGCGGTGCACCGCAGGCACCGCGGGGACGGCGACCCGGCACCCGCGCGGACCGGCGGGGACGGCTGGAGCCGGATCGGCCCCGGAGAACCGCCGGAGGTCGCCGAAGACGGACCACACCTGCGGCCCACGGCGCACCACCGGGCGGCGTGA
- the fmt gene encoding methionyl-tRNA formyltransferase, whose amino-acid sequence MRVVFAGTPEAAVPSLRALLESGRHEVAAVITRPDARSGRGRKVLRSPVGAVADEHGLEVLTPERASDPEFLERLRELAPDCCPVVAYGALLKRAALEIPRHGWINLHFSLLPAWRGAAPVQAAIRHGDRITGASAFRLVPELDAGPVYGVVTEDVRAGDTSGVLLDRLAESGAKLLLATLDGIEDGSLRAEEQPAEGISYAPKVTVDDAKVDFTRPAHVVDRVIRSVTPDPGAWAFFGDERLKLGAVSVTEETGLAPGELRVEKRRVLVGTGTAAVALGEVQAQGKKRMAAIDWARGTRIEQGEVLK is encoded by the coding sequence ATGCGGGTGGTGTTCGCGGGCACGCCCGAGGCGGCGGTTCCTTCGCTGCGAGCGCTGCTGGAATCAGGGCGGCACGAGGTCGCCGCCGTGATCACCCGGCCGGACGCGCGTTCCGGCCGCGGGCGCAAGGTGCTGCGCTCTCCGGTGGGCGCGGTGGCCGACGAGCACGGACTCGAAGTGCTCACGCCCGAGCGCGCGTCCGACCCGGAGTTCCTGGAGCGGCTGCGGGAGCTGGCGCCGGACTGCTGCCCGGTGGTGGCCTACGGGGCGCTGCTGAAGCGGGCCGCGCTGGAGATCCCCCGGCACGGGTGGATCAACCTGCACTTCTCGCTGCTGCCCGCGTGGCGCGGGGCGGCTCCGGTGCAGGCCGCGATCCGGCACGGCGACCGGATCACCGGCGCGTCCGCGTTCCGGCTGGTGCCCGAGCTGGACGCCGGACCGGTCTACGGCGTGGTCACCGAGGACGTCCGCGCGGGCGACACCTCGGGCGTGCTGCTGGACCGGCTCGCCGAGTCGGGCGCCAAGTTGCTGCTGGCCACGCTCGACGGCATCGAGGACGGTTCGCTGCGCGCCGAGGAGCAACCCGCCGAGGGCATCAGCTACGCGCCGAAGGTCACCGTGGACGACGCCAAGGTCGACTTCACCCGGCCGGCGCACGTGGTGGATCGGGTGATCCGCTCGGTGACCCCGGATCCGGGCGCGTGGGCGTTCTTCGGCGACGAGCGGCTCAAGCTCGGGGCCGTGTCGGTGACCGAGGAGACCGGGCTCGCGCCGGGGGAGCTGCGCGTCGAGAAGCGCCGGGTGCTGGTGGGAACCGGCACCGCGGCGGTCGCGCTCGGCGAGGTGCAGGCGCAGGGCAAGAAGCGGATGGCCGCCATCGACTGGGCGCGCGGCACCCGCATCGAGCAAGGAGAAGTGCTCAAGTGA